Part of the Danio rerio strain Tuebingen ecotype United States chromosome 12, GRCz12tu, whole genome shotgun sequence genome, aaatggtaaggtttaggtctaattaatacatattaaatctcTTTAGCATTAtcaaatgtagatgctgaatcactcatGTGTTAGTTTGcaaagtcacagttctaaagtttaatttcaaagggtttatgttatttttaagatctgaagtgaactatctgctgctgctttctgtAGTacagcaataaatgtcatgtaaaatggcatttaaacgcacattgttagcatttaacactgaataaagcacatggggTGTACCTGAAGTGATCAAGAAGCTTTagaatataaatttcaggtgttggttaggacaaaaactctttttaaaatggaaaatattccttctattgcttGTCGTTGCTTTGAACCTGCAAAAAGAGGATCGGGTAAATACAGGATCAAATATTGAATTTTACTTCAGATGTTTTAAGTACACGTAAATGTTATTTGTGTAAAGTTTCATCTCAAAGttttttatgtatgcatgtaGGTAGAGTTCCCTCTGAAGCAGTCAACATGTCTTTAGGACTTTCCATGGTTAAAGATCCAGGCTCTTCAAAGCTGGTGGTAAGTTAgatatcagtaaaaaaaaaaattattaatgaaaaacaaaaaacaaacaaaacaaaaaaacacacacctgATATAACTATTTAACACTTCTAGATGACTaaagtcataaatatattttcattgcTATGGTGGCaaattaatatattgtatattatacataaagtatgaatgtgtgtgtgtatatacacagttgaagtcagaattattagcccccctttgaacatatattttttcttttataattatttcccaaatgatgtttaacagagcaaagacattttcacagcacgtctgtaatattttgtcttctggagaaagtcttatttgttttatttcggctagaataaaagcagctgtaaacatattaaaaaccattttaaggtcaaaattatttacgcctttaagctatatttctttttgattgtctaaagaacaaaccaccattatacaatcttaccctaattaacctagttaagcctttaaatgtcactttaagctgtatagaagtatcttaaaaaatatcttgtcaaatattatttactgtcatcatgacaaagataaaataaatcagttattagaaatgagttgttaaaagtattatgtttagaaatgtgttaaaaaaaaacttctctccgttaaacagaaattggggaaaaaataaacaggtgggtgaataatacaggggggctaatagttctgacttcaactgtgtttagAACATTTGTACATGTTGTGATTAATTGTAAATGTATAATACCTTGAATAAAATGActaagccaaaataaataaataaataaataaataataaataaatgaaagaatgtatAATACATCGTAAATGTTCTTTCATAAGATTGAGTTGAAAATTTACTCTACATatgtactttattttaaatgttaaaagacAAAAATAGTGTGTTTTATGCTTAGTAATAATTAGATTGGAGTGTTTGGAATGAGAAAAAgtattttaacttttgttttagatgcataataaaatgttttttttgttgtgtaaATAATATGTGCTTTTCACAATATTAAAATTCATGTTAAATTCCATCTCGTCCAGGTTTGTGGTCCAACCATTCCAAAGAACTGTCCAGGAGTGTCCACCTACAATGGCATGTGCTTTGTTAATGAACACAGAAGAAGTTTTACAGGTCCAATACCCAGCTCTCTGAGAGGTAAATAGGAtgatcatctctctctctctctctcgtaactagtttcttttgtctttggcatgatgattatttatgttatttttatgttattttgcaagtattacacttaaagtacaatttaaaggcttaactaggttaattagtttaattaggaaagttattggacaacagtggtttgttctgtagccagtcgaaaaaaggggctaataatattgacattaaaaatatttgtaactttttttttgcaaaaccaaacaaacagaaacaagactctattcaatatatataataaattgaatattatgttaatatataatattttattatattatgtacgtgtgtttgcgtgtgtgtgtgtatgtgtgtgtgtgtgagtgtttgtcaAACTTTCATTCAACATGCATAAATCATTATCTGAAAATGTGATGCAAATCTTCTTTTCTCCAACCTCAGAATGCCCCAAATCACAAATTGATATTGCTTTTTTATTGGATGGATCTGGAAGTGTAGATCCTGTGGATTTTAATAAGATGAAGGCTTTTGTTGTAGAAATGATCAAGAGTTTTATAGACCGTGACACACAGGTATGATTTTAAGTGCATTCATTAAGATATTGCATTTGCATGGTTTTTAACTCCAATTTTCTTACCATCAAGCAATGAACCTTTCTTTCTCACAGTTTGCAATAGCACAGTTTTCTACAGAATGTGTCATTCATTACAAGTTTCAACAAGTCAAAAACCCTGCCTGGTGGCAAAGAGCAGTGAATGGGATACAACAAACACATGGATGGACTTTCACTGCAACAGCTATAAGACTGCTTGTGTAAGACTGATGTAGTAATGCTCACAGAGCTACTGTACACATGTTGGACTTAAGCCACAAGTCCATTTTATAACAGTGCCAGTCATCTTTGTTTGTATAATTTTgttaaatctataaaaataaacagcCTTGGAAAGCAATAGCAGAGGAAGAAGTgtgctaaaatatattttttgctttataTTATCAATGAAAATAGTTGCATAAACCTCAGACTTCcaactcaaaaaacaaaaatgattctGTGTTTTCTCTGAATAGACTTCTGTTTGGCTGTTTGTGTGAACAGTTTTGAACTTGTGGCTTCAGTTCTAACTTTATAGCTTGAgtaaattatattatgtttatatttgtgaACTCAACCTGTGCAAAGTTATGGTGTTTTTGTATAGAAAAGAAtactatttttctttctttttgcagaAGACATTAAGTAAATTAGTACTTGTGTGAAAATAGAGTTTAAGAACTGAATTAATGGTTTTGAAAAATATGCCAATTGAATCAGGAACGGTGTGTTAGCAATTGAGAAAAGCTGTGAACAAattaatttattgcattttttatttttacatttctctgttcaaaatattacatttaaaaggcacatagtttacccctttttatgttttaatattaatattatggttgttctgagtgtgccagtttaagttcagttcaacacacatttcagatgtttttattataatgtgttaaaaagtgtcatgttgggggcgtttacacagtttgctgtttaggggcgtgttgcttcacagtttcggcttctcgcccaatgtaacaagggggcggagacaagagctcccacgctctgtgtttgcaacagacaggcagacagacagaaggagaaGCTAAGCTATgctaggatgagcattcagccgtacatgtacgagtcgcacacagaccaagcagagagtacaaaaacatttgtgtctttgtataacGTTAGTCTCGGTGtaaaagtgccgagcttgtacaccgagactaataaccacacacactgaattaacttaagCTCGGCCGTGTGCATGCCGACAGAAACCCAGGCAGCACTGACCCGAAGCTCGCTGCGTGCAGCCCTACAGAAACCCATGCAGCAccgagccgctgacccgaagctcgCTGCGTGcagcccgacagaaacccacgcagtGCCCtgccgctgacccgaagctcgCTGCGTGCAGCCCGACAGCAACCCACGCAGCGCCGAGCCACTGACCCGAAGCTCGCTGCGTGcagcccgacagaaacccacgcatcgccgagccgctgacccgaagctcgCTGCGTGcagcccgacagaaacccacgcagcGCCGAGCCACTGACCCCAGGTCGCTGCGTGCAGcacgacagaaacccacgcagtgccgagccgctgacccgaagctcgCTGCGTGcagcccgacagaaacccacgcagcGCAGAGCCGCTGACCCCAGGTCGCTGCGTGcagcccgacagaaacccacacagcgccgagccgctgacccgaagctcgTTGCGTGcagcccgacagaaacccacgcagcGCCGAGATGCTGACCCCAAGTCGCTGCGTGcagcccgacagaaacccacgcagcGCAGAGCCGCTGACCCCAGGTCGCTGCGTGcagcccgacagaaacccacacagcgccgagccgctgacccgaagctcgTTGCGTGCAGCCCTACAGAAACCCATGCAGCAccgagccgctgacccgaagctcgCTGCGTGcagcccgacagaaacccacgcagtGCCCtgccgctgacccgaagctcgCTGCGTGCAGCCCGACAGCAACCCACGCAGCGCCGAGCCACTGACCCGAAGCTCGCTGCGTGcagcccgacagaaacccacgcatcgccgagccgctgacccgaagctcgCTGCGTGcagcccgacagaaacccacgcagcGCCGAGCCACTGACCCCAGGTCGCTGCGTGCAGcacgacagaaacccacgcagtgccgagccgctgacccgaagctcgCTGCGTGcagcccgacagaaacccacgcagcGCAGAGCCGCTGACCCCAGGTCACTGCGTGcagcccgacagaaacccacgcagcGCAGAGCCGCTGACCCCAGGTCGCTGCGTGcagcccgacagaaacccacacagcgccgagccgctgacccgaagctcgTTGCGTGcagcccgacagaaacccacgcagcACCGAGATGCTGACCCCAAGTCGCTGCGTGcagcccgacagaaacccacgcagcGCAGAGCCGCTGACCCCAGGTCGCTGCGTGcagcccgacagaaacccacgcagcgccgagccgctgacccgaagctcgTTGCGTGcagcccgacagaaacccacgcagcGCCGAGCCGCTGACCCCAAGTCGCTGCGTGcagcccgacagaaacccacgcagcGCAGAGCCGCTGACCCCAGGTCGCTGCGTGCAGCCCGACAGACACCCACACAGcgccgagccgctgacccgaagctcgTTGCGTGcagcccgacagaaacccacgcagcGCCGAGCCGCTAACCCCAAGTCGCTGCGTGcagcccgacagaaacccacgcagcGCAGAGCCGCTGACCCGATGCTCCACCGCATGCAcgccgacagaaacccacgcccagaactccgaaatgcacaGCACCACGCAAtaggtacaagcaataattccgattacagcgataatgtggagaatattaaTCTTgggttgagcccaatgagcctttcatctaaaaatagagcacagGTGTTCCTTTAgcgatatcgctttgactcacacgctgaaaatggcggacgtgcaacaagatactgaggatatgatcgtgacgcaaggctgtcaatcaatattggtgggcggggggaccgcactcctacgtaaagttgcggtcggtctaaaAACCGcttcaattggtccaccgtttttatttttgttgttaaattgaagaaaaaaaaagggctgtgtgtgtttattttacacCAATATGAAGGTCAATACACTATACTTGCACACATGTctttccaaacagcttgaaaagtagatttttcaccataggtgccctttaaggcaaCAAAATCTTATTATTCATGCAATGCCCCTATTATCTTTATTAAACAGTTTGTGAAAGCAAATATCATGACACTTTTAATGGGAAAAGTATTCTCAAGTTTTTTAGCCTAGAGCTACTGTAGATGTATCATGGGTAGTGTAGTTCAGAAGAAGTGTGctcacatgttttattattaatattttgtatgatTTTCTATGTAAACAGGGAGTCATTATTTGTAAGTAGTGGAGGTGCAAGACAATCAGCCAGTAAAATTCTGGTCGTCATCACGGATGGAGAATCAAACGATAAATTTTTGACTGAAGCTGTTCAacaagcacaagaaaaaagtaTAACACGATATGCAATTGGGGTAAGACATCATATTTTTTGCTTTTAGCATTTTGCTTCTGttagagatagttcaccccaaaatataaataactgtcaaaacaaaatgaattccCATGTCTAATATAACTGCATTAGCCTCAGACAAATGTTTCCAATTCATGTcgaatttgaattctttttttctTAGTAAGTAAATTATCAGCTAACTTTCTTTataggtgaactatccatttaaacatCTTTGATACTGTtcaaaaactgttaattaaatgtattttattacacTAAACAAATGCCCTATTTTGCATCATACTAAACATGCTGTAgtcaataattgtaaaaaaatgagTCTGTACAGTAACTTTAAATGAAAGGGCTGCATGAGTTATAACAAGATTTTAAGTTGACAATGTACAAGATAGATACAAGATCTGATGATAGCTACTTTGAAAGTGTTGGAAATTAACTGTTTGTTTTCCAAACTTTGTTTCATTTCATAGGTCGGTAATGCTTTCAATAAATACAGTGCAAGAAATGAGCTAACGGTTATTGCATCCATACCCACCGATAAGCATGTGTTCAAAGTTACCGATTTTGATGCTCTGGAAAGCATTCGGGAAATACTTAAAGAGAACATTATTGCCATCGAAGGTATGTTTGCAGTGGGAATGCATTCTTACATTTTACAGTTATCTGATCTTGTAAGGACAGTCagattgtttattaatatatggTAATAAAAACAATAGTTATTTCTGTTGATGTCACTTTTATTTGCTAGGAACCCAGACGTCTGGAGATTCATCTCGAATGGAGTTTGCACAGGATGGGTTTAGTGCAGCACTGACATCAGATGTAATtccaacacattcattcattcattcattcattttcttttctgcttagtccttttataaatccggggtcgccacagcggaatgaaccgccaacttatccagcacatattttgcgcagcggatgtgcttccaggtgcaacccatctctaggaaacatccacacacacttattcacactcacacactatggacaatttagcctacccaattcacctgtatcacatgtctttggactgtgggggaaacccatgcgaacgcaggtagaacatgcaaactccacacagaaacgccaactgacccagctgaggctcgagccagcgaccttcttgctgtgaggcgacagcactacctactgcgcctctctAATTACAAAACACTTGTTTTAAAATTTTATCCAAATATGAAAATTCTCGATTTAATCAATATGCTTGATGATGGTCAATATTCACTGACATTCAGAGCagagtgtttttttctttttgcattcagtcattcagtcatttgctttcagcattcttcattcggtgcatttatttttttaaatctgcttttgtggttaaaaaaaacaataaatttgaaTGGCaaaagacaatatatatatatatatatatatatatatatatatatatatatatatatatatatatatatatatatatatatatatatatatattgggggtAAACTAACCATTCAGTTAactcataggtctcaaactggattcctggagggctgcagcgttttgctccaacccaaatcaaacacagctgatccaactaatcaagctgGTCAAGAATACTAAAGACTATTAAGCCGGAATGAGTTTAAGGTGGtttgagctaaactgtgcagaactacggtcctccaggaattgagtttgagaccattgatttATCTTAATGACAGTAAACCAATGAAAAGGACACAATATGGAGTATGAATCTGTCATTACCAAATGGCCTTATTGTTCTGTTGAATTGTTTTACCCCAAATTTAATTTTGTCATTTGTGATTTTAAAATTAGTatgtattatatttcatttaacaACAGTTCGCTTAATACTATCATTAAATGAAAACTATATATGGTTGAATGATTTGTGACCACTGGCAAACTGCTTTGAAACCATATGTACAGTGAAAAGTAGTATAATTGAACTATAAATATCTGCAATGTTTGCAGTTTTGATCGTTTAACTAcacttcattcactcattcattcaatcaatcattttcagcttagttcctttattaatcaggggtcaccacagcggaatgaaccaccaacttatccaatactgggaaacacccatagactttcacattcacactcatacactttggtcaatttagtttattcccctatagcgcatgtgcttggactgtgtgggaaaccggagcacccagaagaaacctacaccaacacagggaaaacatgcaaactccacacaaaaacagcaacagccggggctcgaaccagcagccttcttgctgtgaggctggaagccactgcaccaccgtgccaccctaactACACTTCAACTTCAATGTAAAACATTAATAGAGATAGCTTatctgaaaatgtttatttttattctttaatgcTCTCTGCACAGACGGATTTGATCATGACTGCAGTTGGAGCTTTTCAGTGGAAAGGTGGATATCAGCTCTTCAAATTAAACGACCAGACAAGTGTCTTTCAAGCTGGAAGTGAGCATAACAGTTATTTAGGTGAGATCTCgttgtgaacaaaaaaaaaaattgccacaTTACAACACATAAGATCCTTTTTGAAAATCTACTTCAATTCACAGGTTACTCCCTGGCAATAGCGACAGTGTATAATACGAAGTATGCAGTCATGGGGGCGCCAAGACACAAGCATGAAGGACTAGTTACAGTTACACGAATTGATCGAATGAGCGATCAAATCCAACTGGATCCTCCCAAGGTTTTAAGCTCAATttcttgttttattaatgtctaaaagCAATAACTAAATGACTAAAAGCAATGACCAAAAGCAATGCCTTTTTTACACTAGGTAAAAAGATGCATGATTTGACACATACCTTTTAAAATCTTAAGTTTTAATCTATGTCTTTTGTCTGCTTTTGACCACTTTACATATTTCCTTAATGAGAGGGTCAGCTTTATATACCGTTGTCAGGTTAAATAATGTTGTGCTTTCAACATTATTCATAATTAAACCAAACTCAAACAACATGAAAACTAATAAAGTAACCCAGTCAAATGTGTTTTAGAAGTGTTCAAAAGTGGACAAAACCATTCATCTCTATTAATACCTGCAAATACCCTTGACCACTTTTGTGGACaattacatgtaaaataaaaatatgaataaaaaaaacaacaataatgctTCTTGATGCAAGTTGTAAACTGTATGCAAGCTCAGATTAGAGTGCAATTAAATTATATCAGTTGCCTTGCACTCTTTTGTCAGACTCAGATTGGCTCTTATTTTGGAGCTGAGGTGTGTGTGGTGGATTTGAACAGTGACTCTAATACAGATCTGCTTCTGGTATCAGCACCGACATACACAGAGTCTGAGCGAGAGGGGAAAGTGTTTGTTTATAGCTACACACGTCGGGTAAGTGATCTTTAAGAAAgtcaataataattgtaatacaaAAATAACTAATCAACAGAGTTTGCCTCTGTGTGTGTTTAACCCATTTTTATCTTCTCTgtgttatatactgtatgtatatattttcatAGCCATTCTTCAGTTTTTCTGATGTGGTGCTGGTGGGCATGGCCGGTCAGAGGGGTCGATTCGGCTCTTCTCTGGCCAGTCCAGCAGATCTGAATGGTGATGGTTTTAAGGATGTGCTGGTTGGTGCACCGTTAGAGGAGGATGGAAAGGGTAGCATCTACATCTTCAATGGACGAGATGGAGGGATCATTTCATCATACTCCCAGGTGAAAAAGGCATCAGTTACTAgaaatttaaaaggatagttcaccttaaaatgaattttactattattcattaattcggTATATTAAGGCTCCAAAATAATGCATCAGTTAAGCATTAATTTATAGTTAAATTGTTCACATTTAAGCATtagttaagaaaaaaaacactaattaatGGTTAACTTAACATTTTAAGGGAATTATGCATTAGTTAAGCTAAGTTAAACTAAGCTGTTCCCAATAATGCATCAGTTCAGCATGTAAAAACACACAATTAATGATTAACTGAACATATGGAAAAGGGCATTTTAACTATTAACATTTTGACAagccttatttttttattcattgtctaataaaggtgcagtaggttatCTGCCAGAATGCTAGTAGCATAATAGCTTATGGAcagtttccactgactggtacagtacagtatgagtcagtacgggtcacctttatcaagcttgcatttccactTTGGTGGGTGTGTTGTACGACAGAGAGTTTCattcgacgtcattctcgcttgaATAAAGGTCTACATTAAAGCCGTACAGGTCGTTTACAAATAattttctcacaaaacagatgctttatacacaaatacttgtttattactaacttttctaagaacatgagttgattataactgcagattaatgacagtgtgaaattgCTTACTCTAACGtctgcaattaaataaaataaataaatgcaacatatatgaacacatacaaaaAACCCtgcagtctccgatatgttaccaattacagagaaactacacacaacagacatttagtccttatttaggttcaaaaacaacacgcaatatagcccacagtcagtgtaAACCTCTTATCAGTGTCTGTAAtattcaccagcacatgtaagctctgttagagagcaattctgtcattctgagttcataatagtccaaaaggtgatgataaacatGGCATTTTGTTCATGATTCGGGTTGCTGAAACAacttgctcctgtgttttgtcttttttctcattttttcacacttcactctcgcgtttggccttttcttttctgaaaggatcagatgtcaaagacacttcaataatccCACACAGgttattatcatcagctaaaAAAGTTCATTATAACAAATATAGACTCGATCACTAGCTCCCTGGAGAAAGTGAAAACCACTTGCACTTTTTGACGAAGAAACGTTACGTCCCTCTCCTGCCGTCCAAAATCATGTCTCTTAAAATCATGAATGCGCATTGATTAGATATAACACTTGATCATGTCATCACCAGTTATAAAACTAATGGAGACACGCACTTTATCAAGCATAGTTGTTGACAGGCCAATGGGTGTGACAGGCCAATGGGTGGCTGTGTCACAGACtttcactgttcaaaaatgaacaaatgtatgaCTATATttcaacttcacctcagtaaagctggttgGGCGGAAGAGCACATTTAccaatgttttgttattaaactaaataaaaattagatCAGAAAAAAGCAgtgctaaaaaacaaaaatatcctaTCATCTTTTTAAATTACCCTTACGTTTATGTTACCAAGCCAACgagtgacttttcattttcagttgtgCTCGCTGATCCTCGTACATCGCTTGTTTTTAGCTCCTTTTTCACTTAAACAACTAAACAACGAATGCTCAGGTCTACTTAATCGACtatattatcgatgctgtaaaaggtactcCATGAACTTGAAAATAGCCAATCTTTTGCTGGACGTTTTCtgtggctgaacaacactgtCGTGTATATAAACTAATtcataaaaaacaacacaatctacgtAAGCTTTGCgtggctaaaatagtttttaaacatacctgtctaaaagaaatacttcagttGTGGTGTGTCACCCTTCAGATcgttgttttgaactgcatacaGTCATTgccctccagcgtgcaaaagtaattcCAATATTGATTGAGGGTTtagaaaagttttgattctgcatttttggcagaagcccTTTCAGAAACAATCTTTTTTTCGTGAATAGAAGGCCATGCTGGTCTATCAGAAAGAAGTTCAGGTTGATGCAGAGTTTTCCTGACGTCTCTCTGTCAGCTGTAGGTCCGTGCTTCACGTGTGCGTGACATAACTGTTTGCTTAAAGATGCTGCGcagaaatttaaatttgttgacagacagtttgagatgCCTGTCGTAATTGAGTTATTTGTCGGtacgactctatttaattggatgaacattttttgtttttatgccttatccagaatataaaaaatacatgtgaacacatttagatcatttactttaatcattactattggactgtgaagagactttcaaccagcacagcaataaatgcttctgaagacaatcacctactgcacctttaagataaCTGATCAACACGAtagtaattatatttaaatacagcTGGTTTGCAATGATATGTGGGTAGAATAGTGCAATGAACATTATAATATATGATAATATTAATagtgtaataaaaatattggTTATAATGCCCTTTTCTATATGTTTAGTTTTAATTATGTGTTTGCACATGCTTATCTGATGCATAACTGTGAACTAGTAAATCCAACAATGATTTATAAGTTCAACTGAGCTTAACTAATGCATAACTTGAAGCACTTAAAATGTTTAGTTACCCATTAATTactagtgtttttgtttttaactaaTGCTTAAATGTGAACAAATTAACTTTTAATTACtgcttaactaatgcattattttgGACCCTTAATATAAACTGTTATCATTCATTCTAATGGTTCTCTTTCCTTGGACTTATTTTCTTTTACTCATTTCAAAGGTTCAGTGTCATttttcatttaacattttaattcccTCTTCCCTTCACTGTGTCTAATGGCAGAGGATTGCTGGATCATCTGTGCAGTCAGGATTGCAGTACTTTGGTGTTTCCTTGAGTCAATCCTCTCCAGACCAGACTGCAGACAGCCTTCCTGACATTGCTGTTGGGTCCAAAGGAGCAGTTCTGCTTCTCAGGTCTGTTACGAGAACTCATAATATACACAGATACACAGTTCAGCTTAGGCCATTTCAGCCATATGTGTTATATGTGCATCACTCAGGTCCAGACCCATCATGCTCTTGGAAACAAAAGTGTCTTACAACCCATCCAAAATATCAACTGGTCACACAGATTGCAAAAACCAATTGCAGACCACTCTGATCGTGTGCTTCACCATGAAAGGATACAGGCATCACAAAAGAGGTTTATCCATAAGTTGATTACAATGTGCTGTAACAACACACTTTGTCATAtcttctgctgttgtttgtgataTTCTGGTTACATTTTCAAATCCACTGTTGCATTGCTAATCATTTGGATCAATCACGTTTTATAGATTTGAATGCAAAAATTACTTACAACATAACTCTGGATGCTAAGAGACAGAATCATCGAGCATTCTTCTCAGCCAAAGACAATCTCCTCAGTAATGTGATTGACATTGGGAATACAGAAGTTTGCAAAAATCATGATTTCTTAATAGAGGTATGCTTCAGCTGCTGAGGTGTGATGGATACATATGCGGTGACACAAGAATGATTGAAacatatttaattgttattattatt contains:
- the itgam.1 gene encoding integrin alpha-M isoform X2 gives rise to the protein MMDWYSYISLCIFCVPQSVMTFNVDHAAWKTFTAPLTNNVAFGYKVIQEDMTRLTVSDPLIQINRDERGQIYSCDVNRGTCSSLNIYGRVPSEAVNMSLGLSMVKDPGSSKLVVCGPTIPKNCPGVSTYNGMCFVNEHRRSFTGPIPSSLRECPKSQIDIAFLLDGSGSVDPVDFNKMKAFVVEMIKSFIDRDTQFAIAQFSTECVIHYKFQQVKNPAWWQRAVNGIQQTHGWTFTATAIRLLVESLFVSSGGARQSASKILVVITDGESNDKFLTEAVQQAQEKSITRYAIGVGNAFNKYSARNELTVIASIPTDKHVFKVTDFDALESIREILKENIIAIEGTQTSGDSSRMEFAQDGFSAALTSDTDLIMTAVGAFQWKGGYQLFKLNDQTSVFQAGSEHNSYLGYSLAIATVYNTKYAVMGAPRHKHEGLVTVTRIDRMSDQIQLDPPKTQIGSYFGAEVCVVDLNSDSNTDLLLVSAPTYTESEREGKVFVYSYTRRPFFSFSDVVLVGMAGQRGRFGSSLASPADLNGDGFKDVLVGAPLEEDGKGSIYIFNGRDGGIISSYSQRIAGSSVQSGLQYFGVSLSQSSPDQTADSLPDIAVGSKGAVLLLRSRPIMLLETKVSYNPSKISTGHTDCKNQLQTTLIVCFTMKGYRHHKRDLNAKITYNITLDAKRQNHRAFFSAKDNLLSNVIDIGNTEVCKNHDFLIEACPEDALNPLSNQLKFTFEGLPSSQMQNLRPILLPEIKTTSDHDLDFERECGKDNVCVDNLRVDFNFSGSTNIEVGIMQEINVTVFVENRGENSYNTHFTLNYPYGFSYRRITSKQGRVECSSLDGEQGVRLGETECAISKPILKDNTKIVFEITYSINKEVTLGQNVIFSASVKSGNDKHSESSELSKKKSIDVKYGIYVALIRHENSTIHINFTSGKKDLSKPVQQTIKIENDLRPLAFTAFIRVPLKLGDTDIWKESTLQVSDCVKNKTEKPSVTNYMDDIKKHHVLNCSVAVCAVFICDVNLIKNERKLYNITGNVSSAWIEQTGLKSAVFELVSTTTMDYDMSTYVFFSSDSRNTAPSLQISTQVEVYEEVDLTKEIIGGVIGGLVLLALITAALYKELSLTSLL
- the itgam.1 gene encoding integrin alpha-M isoform X1, producing the protein MMDWYSYISLCIFCVPQSVMTFNVDHAAWKTFTAPLTNNVAFGYKVIQEDMTRLTVSDPLIQINRDERGQIYSCDVNRGTCSSLNIYGRVPSEAVNMSLGLSMVKDPGSSKLVVCGPTIPKNCPGVSTYNGMCFVNEHRRSFTGPIPSSLRECPKSQIDIAFLLDGSGSVDPVDFNKMKAFVVEMIKSFIDRDTQFAIAQFSTECVIHYKFQQVKNPAWWQRAVNGIQQTHGWTFTATAIRLLVESLFVSSGGARQSASKILVVITDGESNDKFLTEAVQQAQEKSITRYAIGVGNAFNKYSARNELTVIASIPTDKHVFKVTDFDALESIREILKENIIAIEGTQTSGDSSRMEFAQDGFSAALTSDTDLIMTAVGAFQWKGGYQLFKLNDQTSVFQAGSEHNSYLGYSLAIATVYNTKYAVMGAPRHKHEGLVTVTRIDRMSDQIQLDPPKTQIGSYFGAEVCVVDLNSDSNTDLLLVSAPTYTESEREGKVFVYSYTRRPFFSFSDVVLVGMAGQRGRFGSSLASPADLNGDGFKDVLVGAPLEEDGKGSIYIFNGRDGGIISSYSQRIAGSSVQSGLQYFGVSLSQSSPDQTADSLPDIAVGSKGAVLLLRSRPIMLLETKVSYNPSKISTGHTDCKNQLQTTLIVCFTMKGYRHHKRDLNAKITYNITLDAKRQNHRAFFSAKDNLLSNVIDIGNTEVCKNHDFLIEACPEDALNPLSNQLKFTFEGLPSSQMQNLRPILLPEIKTTSDHDLDFERECGKDNVCVDNLRVDFNFSGSTNIEVGIMQEINVTVFVENRGENSYNTHFTLNYPYGFSYRRITSKQGRVECSSLDGEQGVRLGETECAISKPILKDNTKIVFEITYSINKEVTLGQNVIFSASVKSGNDKHSESSELSKKKSIDVKYGIYVALIRHENSTIHINFTSGKKDLSKPVQQTIKIENDLRPLAFTAFIRVPLKLGDTDIWKESTLQVSDCVKNKTEKPSVTNYMDDIKKHHVLNCSVAVCAVFICDVNLIKNERKLYNITGNVSSAWIEQTGLKSAVFELVSTTTMDYDMSTYVFFSSDSRNTAPSLQISTQVEVYEEVDLTKEIIGGVIGGLVLLALITAALYKAGFFKSQYKQMMEEAQGEEAPQ